One Microscilla marina ATCC 23134 DNA window includes the following coding sequences:
- a CDS encoding DUF4230 domain-containing protein, translating into MIRSFTSIIFFLLGAVAGIVFWGFYTTGTFAFLPADKPVTTHNVVLKKIEALGNLELIRYKYKDMVEHEVIKAYLPDPKVVLMVTGEVVGCINLKKVKTEDIIEKKDTVYIRLPRPEICYSKVNHSESKVFDTRNTTLFADRSKLIDQAYKIAENHLPQAAKQANIIERTRVSGENLLRPLFENLSKKKVVFTYDIGGEKKIKLK; encoded by the coding sequence ATGATACGTAGCTTTACATCTATTATCTTTTTTTTGCTTGGTGCCGTAGCAGGCATCGTTTTCTGGGGATTTTATACTACCGGAACATTTGCCTTTTTGCCCGCCGATAAACCTGTAACTACCCATAATGTGGTGCTCAAGAAAATAGAAGCTTTGGGTAACCTGGAGTTGATTCGTTATAAATACAAAGATATGGTAGAGCACGAAGTAATAAAGGCTTACTTGCCCGATCCCAAAGTGGTGCTCATGGTAACAGGAGAAGTAGTGGGTTGTATCAACCTAAAAAAAGTAAAAACCGAAGATATAATAGAGAAAAAAGATACGGTATACATTCGCTTACCTCGTCCCGAAATCTGCTACTCTAAGGTAAACCACAGTGAATCTAAGGTATTCGACACCCGCAATACTACCTTGTTTGCCGACCGTAGTAAGTTGATTGATCAAGCATACAAAATAGCCGAAAATCATTTGCCACAAGCTGCCAAGCAAGCCAATATCATAGAAAGAACCAGGGTCAGTGGGGAAAACCTCTTGCGCCCTCTGTTTGAAAACCTGTCTAAAAAGAAAGTCGTGTTTACGTATGATATAGGAGGAGAGAAAAAAATCAAACTAAAATAA